The genomic window CAGGTAAAATAAAAGGAGGATTTTGGTCTGAAATTATTAAAGAATTCGCCTCTATCTCATCAATAAAACAAGAAATTTTATCTATTCCTAAAGGAGCACTGGCATTAAGAGATACTTCTAAATATTGGCTATCTATGTTTTGATTATTCTCTGGAGAAAGAATTTTTAACTGAGGTTTATTCGCCGGGATATGGATATCGTCATATTGACTTGGGGCTAAACTAAATTCTGCTTTATTCTCTTCCTTTTGCTTTTCTAACCATATTTTTATAGCTTCTTCCCATCTTAAAAATTGGGGATCATTAGCCGGATTAAGAGGTATTGGCCCTTGCGGATTATCGCGGTCAACCCAAAAAAGAATAGAATGGTATGCTTTAAAAGTTTTTTCTTCAATTAATTCCGGAGGGGTAAATTCAGTAGCCAATTTGCCAGAAATTTTGTCTATTTTTAAAGTAACATCTTCGGGGATTTCTCCGTTTAAAATAGGTTTTTCTGTTTTAATAATTTGAGGGGGGGTGAATTTAGTAGGAGAATATCTTTTAGTAATTTCAGCCATAAAATTATGCCAAATAGGAAGAGCCACTTGAGAACCATCAGCTCCTTGTTTCATTTTTGAGTTATCAGTATTGCCTACCCAGACACCGGTGACAATTTCTGGAGTATAACCGAGAGTCCAAGCATTGCGAAATTCATTAGTTGTTCCTGTTTTTACCGCCACCGGCCGGTCGGGTAAAAGAAAATTGGGATTTTGCCCAAAAATAAGAGCTCTGCTTTCATTGTCGCTTAAAATATCGGAAATTGTTCTGGCGGTATTTTGGCTGATAACTTGAAAATTTTCTAAATCATTTTCTTCTTTTTTCTCTAAAATTTTTCCTTTATTATCTTTAACTTCTAAAATAGCCGTAATGGGAATTCTTTCTCCCTCTCGAGCGAAAATTGAGAAAGCCGAAGCATGCTCTAAAAGAGTCACGTCAGCCGCGCCCAAACCCAAAGAAATTCCGTATTTTTTGGGATCAGTAATAGTGGAATAGCCCATTCTTTGTGCTAACTCGACGATAGTTTCTGGCCGGGTAAGATAAGCCGTTTTAATGCTAGGGATATTCAAAGAACCAGCTAAAGCTTGCCTCATAGTTACCGGCCCTCGTTCTTTAAGATCATAGTTAGAGGGAGTATAGGAAGGCTTTCCATCTCCTTGTGGACCAAAATCAGTTTTGACATCAAAAAGAATGGTATCCGGAGTATAACCTTTTTCAAAAGCTGCGGCATAAACTATTGGTTTGAAAGAAGAGCCGGGCTGACGCAAAGAAGTAGCCACATTAACCTGGCCATTGATTGTCTCGTCTAAAAAATTAGCTGAACCCACCATAGCTAAAATTTCTCCGGTTTTAACATCAATAGAGACAAGAGCCGCATTATTGCCCCCCCATTTTTTTACATTTTTCATTTTTTCCTCAATAACTTCTTCCGCCTTTTTTTGCGCTTCTAAATCTAAGGTAGTAATAATTTTAAGTCCACCTTGTTCCACTAAACGATGTCCATATTTTTCTACTAAAATTTGTTTGATATACATTACAAAATGAGGAGCGGTTATAGAGCTTTGAAAACGTTTTATTTTTTCCAAAGTGTTTATTTTTTTTGCTTCTTCGCTCTCTTCTTCAGTAATATAATTTTCTTCCACCATAGAATTCAGGATATAATCTCGGCGGTTGATGAGTTCTTCTTGATGGTCTCCCCAAGGAGAATAATAAGTTGGCGCTTTAGGCAAAGCGGCTAATAAAGCCGCTTCATCTAAAGAAAGATTTTTAGCTGATTTTTGAAAATAAATAGAAGCCGCTGCTTCTACGCCATAAGCCGTTCCGCCATAAGGGATTTCATTAAGATACATTTGGAGGATTTCTTCTTTAGAAAATTTTTGTTCAATTTGATAAGCCAAAAATAATTCTTTAATTTTTCTTAAAATCGCTTTTTCCGGAGTTAAAAATGCATTTTTGATAAATTGCTGGGTAATTGTTGAGCCCCCTTGTAATTTCCCTCCCTTGAAGATATCTACGATTATTGCCCGAACCATTGATTTAAAATTAAAACCAGGATGAGTGAAAAAATTTCTATCTTCAGCGGTGATAGTAGCTTTTATTAAATAAGGGGGGAGCTCTTCTAATTTAACTAATGTTCTTCTTTCTTCGGAAAATATTTCATAAAGAACTTGTTTTTCTGCTCGGTCGTATATTTTAGTAGAAAGGGGAACTTCGCGTTCTAATAATTTTTCCGGACTAGGCATATTGCTTTTTAACCAAATCAGCATTCCGCTCGCGCCAATCCCGCCTAAAATAATTAAAATCGCTATAATTAAAAATATAGTCCTAACAACCCGTTTCTTTTTATTTTCTCTTTTTTTAAGCGGCTTAATTCTCCACTTTTTTCTTCTTGCTTTCATAAAAAATATATATTATAATAAAGAGTATAACAAAATTAGAAAGAAATTAAAGAGACATATTAGTTTGTTAATTATTTAAAATTTGTTATAATTTATAATTAGTATACGGGAAATTTAATTTTTTAATTTTAACATTTGACATATCTATTGTGTCTTCAAAAAAATTAATCATTTTTTTGGTTATTGCTGCTGTTTTAATAATTGGGCTTTTAATAGCCACGAGTTTTCTTGGCAAACATAAATCCGAAGTTGATTTAAGTAAAAAAGTAAAACCAATAACTTTAACTTATTGGCGGACGACTGATTCTCCGGGCGATGTTTCCGACATTATAAATAGTTTTCACCAACGTTATTCTCATATTTCTATTGCTGTTCGCCAAATTAAACCGGAAGAATACGAAAGGGCTTTACTTGAGGCTTGGGCAGAAGATAGGGGACCTGATATTTTTTCTATTCCCTTGACAATGCTCGGTAAATACCAATCAAAAATTTATCCCTTGCCCTCTTATGCTGTTTTAGAAGTGGGCAGAAAATATGTAACTCAGGGACTTAAAGAAGAAACAAAAATAACTTTGGATAAAATATCTTTACCTAATTTACGCCAGCTTAAAGAAACATATATTGATGCTGTTTCCTCTAATATTATTTCTCCTGATGGTAAAATTTATGGTTTTCCTTTAGCTCTGGATACTTTAGTGATGTATTATAATCGAGACCTTTTAAATAACGCGGGCATTGCTGAAGTTCCTCAAACTTGGCAAGAATTTGTGGAAGAAATTTATCGCTTAACCATTTTAGATAGAGAGGGCAATTTTGTTCAATCCGGCGCTAATTTAGGAGGAGTGGATAATATTTCTCATTTAACAGATACTGTGGCGCTTTTAATGATGCAAAATGGCACACAAATGTTTTCAAACGGCAAGGCAAGTTTTAATCAACCTTTAGCCGAAGATCCTTCTTATTTTCCCGGGGTAGAGGCAGTAAGATTTTATACTGATTTTTCCCGGCAGGGTAAAGAAACTTATACTTGGAACGAGGCTATGCCCAAAGACATTGAAGCTTTTATTAGCGGTAAATTGGCTTTTTATTTTGGCTGGGCCTCGGAAAGACAGAAAATCAGGCAACTTGCCCCAAAGCTTAATTTTGATTCTGCTCCTGTTCCTCAAATTGCTGATACTTTACGGCCGGTTAATATTGCCAATTATAATTTGGAAGTGGTTTCTTTTAAAACAAAATATCCAGATGAATCTTGGGCTTTTCTTATGGAAATGACTAAACCGGAAGTTATTAAATCGTATTTAGCAAAAACAAAATACCCCACCGTCCATCGCTCATTGATTAATTGGCAATTAGAAGATTATGATTTATCTCCTTTTGTTAATGGAGTTTTAACTGCTAAAGTTTGGTATACAGGAAAAAATTATTCATTAGTAGAGGAGGCGTTTAAAGAAATGATTCGCGATGTAATTTTAGGTAGGAGGGAAACAATTTTAGACGCTATAAATTTTTGTGTACAAAAAGTTAATTTAACCTTGTGAAAAAAATAATTTTTTTAATTTTAATTTGCTTCCCCCTTTTTACTTTTATAAGTGAGGTTAAGGCAGCGGAGATGGGTGTTCGATCAGCGGGATGGGACTGTGAGATAACTAAGGAAGAATTAGTTTGGAATTGTTATGGAACTTGTGAACATTGTCAAAATGAGTCAGCTTGTAAGTTTGAAAAAAAAGAAGAAAGCTCCCCCTGTCGTGTTGGTTGGTTAAATAATAATCCGGAATGCGCTTGCTGCGGTAATTGTCAATTAGATGATGTCCTCTGGATGGCAGTTAATGTGGCTAATATTATTTTACGCTATGTAGCAGTTATTGCTCTTGTTTTTTTTGTAATTGGTGGTATTATTTGGATAACTTCCGGAGGGGCGAAAAACCAAATAGATTTAGGGAAGAAAATTGTCAAAGGAGCGCTAATTGGCCTGTTGATTATTTTATTTGCCCATCTTATTATTAGTGAAATTTTAACAACAGTTAAAATAAAAGAGGGATACCAAGAAGTTTTAACTCCATCTCCAACTACTAAAACAAAAGATAGATGAATAAAAATTAATTAATATGTTGAAAATTGCTAAAATTTTATTTCCTTTCTTTTTTTGTTTGATTGCTATTGCACCTGTTTTTGCTGCTGATGAAGTTGTTTTAACGTCGCCTATTACTATTAGCTCAATTTCTGATTTAGCTACCAATATTTTAAAAACAATTATCGGTTTAGTGGGAGTAATTGCTTTAGTGATGTTCATTTACGGTGGAATTCTCTGGATGACCTCAGCTGGTTCAGCCGAACAAATAAAAAAAGGCAAAGATACGCTTCTTTGGGCAATTCTTGGTTTAGCTTTTATCTTTTTTTCTTATTCCCTATTGCAATTTCTTTTAGAAGAAGTTATAATTTTAAAATAAAAATATTGACAAAATTTTATATTTCTTTAATATATTATTATTAAAAAGGTCGTTAATTATTATTAGCTATTTTAAAAATTAGCCACCATGAAAACGAAAAAGTATTTATTGGTTAGTTTATTTTTAGTTCTTTTATTTGGTTCATTGGCTTTACCTCAAAGGATTGAAGCAGTTGAAATGACCAAAGGAATGGATGTATTCATGTCGGAAACAGAACTTTCCGATATAGAATTACCAGTAGTTATCGGTAAAGTAATCAGCTGGATTTTGGGATTTCTTGGTTTAATTGCCACCATAATCATTATTATCGGCGGATTTATGTGGATGACCTCTGGCGGTGATGAGGAAAAAATAAATAAAGCCAAGAAATTAATGATTAATGGTCTCATTGGTTTAGCGATTGTTCTTGTTGCTTACATCATTTCTAATTTTGTTATCGATGCGCTTACCACAGAAATTTTAGTGGAATAAGAATAACAGTGTTTGGTTAAGAAAGAGATGGTAATAAAAAATTATTTATGAGGAAGAAATTTGAGGGAGTTCTTTCCCTCAAGAAAAAGGTCAGCTTGATTTTTCTGGCAGTATTTTTGCTATGTTTGTGTTCACCTGTTTTTGCTGCAGAATCCAATTCCACCAAATCCAATCCCACTTTAGACCAATTAAGTGGAGTAGCTGAAAACGCCGGATTAGTTAGCAAAAGCCCCACGGCCTTAATAGGCAGTATAATTAAATGGGTTTTAGGTTTTATGGGTGTTGTTTTAGCCATAATGATTATTTATGGGGGTATTCTTTGGATGTCTGCTGGTGGTAATACCGAACAAATATCTAAAGCTAGAAATACTATTATCAATGGCATTATTGGTTTGGTTATTGTTTTCGCTGCTTATAGTATCGCTCGTTTTGTTATCGAGGGTCTACAAACAGAAATATTAAAATAGAAAACGCATCAGTACTAGATTCAAGAGTAAATACGAAATAAATAAAAAGGTATAGTTCTTGCTTACCTGTCTGACGCAGATAAATAATAGACAGGCTCTCTCTACGACTTTCCTAAATCCGTATAAATAAAGGGCAATATTACGAAAAAATAAATTTGGCACAATTTTGCTTAAAATAAAAAAATGACCA from Parcubacteria group bacterium ADurb.Bin159 includes these protein-coding regions:
- the mdxE gene encoding Maltodextrin-binding protein MdxE precursor produces the protein MSSKKLIIFLVIAAVLIIGLLIATSFLGKHKSEVDLSKKVKPITLTYWRTTDSPGDVSDIINSFHQRYSHISIAVRQIKPEEYERALLEAWAEDRGPDIFSIPLTMLGKYQSKIYPLPSYAVLEVGRKYVTQGLKEETKITLDKISLPNLRQLKETYIDAVSSNIISPDGKIYGFPLALDTLVMYYNRDLLNNAGIAEVPQTWQEFVEEIYRLTILDREGNFVQSGANLGGVDNISHLTDTVALLMMQNGTQMFSNGKASFNQPLAEDPSYFPGVEAVRFYTDFSRQGKETYTWNEAMPKDIEAFISGKLAFYFGWASERQKIRQLAPKLNFDSAPVPQIADTLRPVNIANYNLEVVSFKTKYPDESWAFLMEMTKPEVIKSYLAKTKYPTVHRSLINWQLEDYDLSPFVNGVLTAKVWYTGKNYSLVEEAFKEMIRDVILGRRETILDAINFCVQKVNLTL
- a CDS encoding TrbC/VIRB2 family protein, which encodes MLKIAKILFPFFFCLIAIAPVFAADEVVLTSPITISSISDLATNILKTIIGLVGVIALVMFIYGGILWMTSAGSAEQIKKGKDTLLWAILGLAFIFFSYSLLQFLLEEVIILK
- a CDS encoding TrbC/VIRB2 family protein, coding for MRKKFEGVLSLKKKVSLIFLAVFLLCLCSPVFAAESNSTKSNPTLDQLSGVAENAGLVSKSPTALIGSIIKWVLGFMGVVLAIMIIYGGILWMSAGGNTEQISKARNTIINGIIGLVIVFAAYSIARFVIEGLQTEILK